In Plasmodium gaboni strain SY75 chromosome Unknown, whole genome shotgun sequence, the DNA window TGttaataacaaaaaaaaaaaattaaattaaaaatcaaaaataaaaaataaaataaaactatataaaataaacaaaaacaaaaaacaaacaaaaatttaattattcatattatggaaaaataaaaagaaaaatcGTTTTTCTATTATCACATAATGcacatatatttcttttaaaaataatagtagTGTCTTCCTTATTGTCCATATCttaagaaaataaaaaatattcgATTTTCCATTTATTTCCACAAATTTCTAAGgacaaaataatatcattcGACAACATTTTccatatataataaatgtttgaattataaattaaattttttttttatggAAAAACAGGAAAGATTAATTctacaaaaaatatatatacatataatatttatatatatgatagtttagtacatataatattatataaatgcatacatatatatatatggtattttcaaaataatatataaatattatatatgaatataaaaatattttttatatttattattattattttttttttaaaagacaatttataaaaaaaaatatatatcgAATTGagtatttaaaaaaaaaaaaaataaataaataaaaatatatttttatatatattatgtagATAAAACGTGTgcacattttttttttttttattttttcttttttattatattcttttcCCACTTAtcctttaaaaaaaaaaaataaaaaataaatataataatatattcaagTGTTTATTggaaaattttttatatatacagAATTCgatacataaatattttttttttttttttttcctgtcatatattagaataatattttaataaaacatttttatacTATAAAAGTTGTATAAgataaaattattcatattacCACATTgttactattattattcaaatcataatatatatataaattcaaaatatacatatatatgtatatagcactattatatacatttttcATAAGTGTCTAAAAAAGTTCTTTTCAAAAATGGaacaaataattatgttTTCATTTAGgaaaagataatataataaaacggtgtcttttttattctatttttgatataatattatgaatagTTTTTCCATATGcaataataaaaaggataaATTCATTTAGAACATGatatttcaaaaatatatatatatatatatatatatatatacgTACTTTAGTGCCTCCAAGAATTTCTattgatataaaataaaattatacatatttcCACGGACTTTTCTAATGTTTTTCTAGCGACACAATATAGATATTTATTGAATATTTATCATGAATTAAATTATGcattaataattatgtaaaatatattataaatattttaggttactttctttttcttttttattttttttcgataaatttaataaaatttttatttatattatgtctcatattaatacatcatacagaatataatatattttgtttatgATTTGAAATTTCTATATCATGAATAttcattaaaattaaatatatatatatatatatatatatatatatatatatatatatatatatatatatatatgttttatcatttattattattattattattttattttatttttttttttttttttgaaacaaaagataaattaataaaatttttataaatattaatttatattatatattcgttcttaaataaaaaacaaaaaaaaatacagattcaatttttacattaatatatacttttcataatatgaatatattaaatataaataatatatttatatattaaaaaaaaaaaaaaaacaaacaaaacttaaaaaaaaaagaaaaataaatatgtagCACACATtcacaaaatatatttacaaattttcatcattttacatatataaatataatttaatctttttaaaaattaatatatataaaatatatttattttaataatacataaacatgtatatatatatttatcatatcatattttcatttaaattaGTATACAAGTTTTTAAGgttaagaaaaaaatactaaaaaatgaactcatacgtatttttttctaaataacgacaaaaggaaaaattatccttgtataaaatatattttttttattattataaacataacattaataaaaattaacaatatgtattattaatatattaaaaacatatataattatcctttttaattaaaatcTAAAATAGGTATCCTTACAAAAACATTTCTAATACTAATCCTTATTACTTAAAGAATCATATtctaaataaaaaattcaatGCACCcttttttgatttattgtctttattgttatttttcCTATTATGTGAATGTCGATCATTAACCTTGGTATCACCTCGGGCTATACTACTTATTCCATTTTCTTTTCCATTTTCAGTTCCTTCGTGAGATCCTGATGAAGCTTCTCTTCCATCTTCAGTACCTTCATCAGAACCGGATGAAGCTTCTCTTCCATCCTCAGTTCCTTCATGAGATCCAGATGAAGCTTCTCTACCATCTTCTGTACCTTCATGAGATCCTGATGAAGCTTCTTTTCCATTTTCAGTTCCTTCGTGAGATCCTGATGAAGCTTCTTTTCCATTTTCAGTTCCTTCGTGAGATCCTGATGAAGCTTCTCTTCCATCCTCAG includes these proteins:
- a CDS encoding S-antigen; translation: NGKEASSGSHEGTENGKEASSGSHEGTEDGREASSGSHEGTENGKEASSGSHEGTENGKEASSGSHEGTEDGREASSGSHEGTENGKEASSGSHEGTENGKEASSGSHEGTEDGREASSGSHEGTEDGREASSGSDEGTEDGREASSGSHEGTENGKENGISSIARGDTKVNDRHSHNRKNNNKDNKSKKGALNFLFRI